The stretch of DNA AGAGCGGAGACGGATCTTGTTTACCGACATCAGCGCGGTTTCGTTAGATGAGAAAAAGGCTGACAATGCCAGCAGAATAAGTAATATGATTATCTGGTAAGTGTCGCTGGGGTCCACTTTCAATATTCACTCCTTTAAAAATAAGATTATTTGGTTAAAAATATACAGATACTCCCACATTATATACGTTTTACTGGATTTTGGCAAGAGCCGGACCGGTACAGCGCATATAGATATATGGAAAAAATACGAAAATAAGTCTGCTTCTTGACAAAAGAGTAAGTTCAGACTAACATATATGTATATTCATATATAAAGAAGAACTGTATAGGAATGGAAGGAGAGGTTTATGTTTCTGGAGATAAAAGGAATCAAAAAATCCTTCGGGGCAGGAGAGAGCCATGTAGATGTTCTGAAGGGGATCGATCTTGAGATTGAAAAGGGAGAATTTTGTGTGCTTCTGGGGCCGTCCGGTTCCGGGAAATCCACGCTGCTAAACATTATTGGCGGCATTGACGGAGCGGATGCAGGAAGCATTACCATTCAGGGAGAACAGCTGGAGGATATGAATGAAAAGAAGCTTTCCCTCTACCGCAGAAAACATCTGGGATATATTTTTCAGATGTATAATCTGATCCCCAATCTGACTGTGAGGGAGAATATTGAAGTTGGTGCTTATTTAAGTGACAGACCGCTGGATGTGGATGAACTGCTGGAGACACTGGGACTTTATGAACATCAGCGGAAGTTTCCGAACCAGCTTTCGGGAGGGCAGCAGCAGAGAACTGCTATTGGACGTGCCATTGTAAAAAATCCGGATATCCTGCTTTGTGATGAGCCTACCGGCGCTCTGGACTACAACACCTCCAAGGAAATCCTGAAGCTGATCGAAACAGTCAATCACAAATACGGAAATACTATAGTCATGGTTACTCATAACGATGGCATCAAGGATATGGCAGACCGTGTGGTAAAGCTTCGTGACGGGATGATCCGCAGAAACTATCAGAATGAGCAGAAGATTCCGGCTGCTGACCTGGAATGGTAAGGGGGCATTATGAAGAATCCTTTACGTAAACGTATCCCCAGGGAACTGAAGGGGGAATTTGGAAAATATCTGGTGGTTTTCCTGCTGATGGTATTGACCATCGGGTTTGTGTCCGGCTTTCTGGTAGCCGATGGAAGCATGCTGAAGGCTTATAATGAGAGCTTTGATAAATATAACATCGAAAACGGAAATTTTCGTACTGCGGAAAAGATTTACAGTTCTCAGTGGAAGGATATTGAAGCTACCGGTGTTAAGCTTTATGAGAACTACTATATAGAAGAAGATCTGGATAACGGAAGCACCATGCGTTTTTTTAAAAACCGTGAGAAGGTGAATAAGGTCTGCCTGATGAAGGGAGAAATGCCGTCAGGGCAGGGCGAGATCGCCATTGACCGTATGTATGCGGATAACAACAGTCTTAAGGTAGGAGATACCCTGATCAGAGGTGAAAAATCCTGGAAGATCACAGGCCTGGTGGCACTTTCGGATTACAGTGCCCTGTTTCAGAATAATAATGATTCCATGTTTGATTCTGTAAAGTTTGGTGTGGCGATCGTAACTCCGGAGGAATTTGAAAACCTGGATCAGGAAAAGCTCCGGTACAATTATGCATGGATATATGATCATCAGCCAAAGAACGAAAAAGAGGAGAAGAAGGTTTCTGAAAATCTCATGGAAGACATTGGCAAAGTGGTAGCTCTGGAAACCTTTGTCCCACGTTATCTTAACCAGGCGATCATTTTCACCGGTGATGATATGGGCGGAGACAGGGCAATGGTCATCACGCTTCTTTATATTGTGATCGTGATCATGGCTTTTGTGTTTGGAATTACCATCAGCAATACGATCCGAAAGGAAGCCGGTGTTATCGGTACGTTACGTGCATCCGGTTATACCAGGCGTGAGCTGATCCTTCATTATATGACGCTTCCGGTTCTGGTCACACTGGTCGGTGCCCTGATTGGAAATATTCTTGGATATACCGTATTTAAGGGTGTATGTGCAGACATATATTACGGGAGCTATAGTCTGCCGACTTATGTGACAGTATGGAATGCAGATGCCTTTCTTCTGACAACCGTAGTTCCGGTCATCATTATGATACTGATCGATTATGCGGTGCTCTGGTACCGCCTGAAGCTTTCGCCTCTGAAGTTCCTGAGAAGGGATTTTTCCGGGAAAAGACAGAAACGCGCGGTGTATTTAAGTCCGAAGATCGGAATTTTTTCCAGGTTTCGCCTCCGGGTGATCTTTCAGAATGTCAGCAATTATCTGGTGCTGTTTGTGGGAGTCATTTTTGCAAATTTGCTGCTGTTTTTCGGCATGCTCCTGCCGTCTACGCTGGATCATTATCAGATGGAGATCCAGGAGAATATGCTGGCGAAATACCAGTACATACTTTCGGTTCCGGCAAGTGCCTATTCAGGAAATAAAGCGGATGCCATGAATTCTCTTCTGGAATATTATACGGATATCAGAACGGACAATAAAGATGCGGAAAAATTTTCTGCATATTCCCTGAATACCATGCCTGGTAAATATAAAAGTGAGGAGATCACTCTCTATGGTGTGGAGCCGGATAGCAAGTATATCCGTGCAGATCTTTCGGGAGAGGGTGTTTATATTTCCAGTGCTTATGCAGATAAATTCCGGATCAAGGAGGGCGATACCATAACTTTGAAGGAAAAATACGAGAAGGATGAGTATTCCTTTAAAGTAGATGGAATCTATGATTATGCGGCAAGCCTCTGTGTATTTATGGAAAGAGATAAACTGAATGAGGCGTTTGATCTTGAAGATGATTATTTTGGAGGATATTTCTCTGATACAGAGATCCGGGATATCCCTTCAAAATATATCGGCTCTGTCATTGATCTGGAAGCTCTTACAAAAATATCCAGGCAGCTGGATGTCTCCATGGGAGATATGATGGGAATGATGTATGGATTTTCCGTGATCATTTTCCTGGTGGTGATCTATCTGCTTTCCAAGGTCATCATCGAAAAAAATGCCCAGTCGATTTCCATGACCAAGATCCTGGGCTATACAAATGGTGAGATCAGCCGTTTGTATATACTTTCCACATCACTTGTGGTGGTGTTCTGCCTGCTATTAAGCCTTCCGGTTGAACGGCAGATCATGGAAGTGCTGTTCCGCGAGATGATGCTTTCCAGTATTTCGGGATGGATTACCATGTGGGTGGATCCCATGATCTATGTGAAAATGACAGCGATCGGAATCGCAGCCTATGCAGTGGTAGCAGTGCTGGAATTCCGGAGGATCCGTCATGTGCCCATGGATGAAGCACTGAAAAATGTGGAATAATATGTGACATCTGTATATATATCTGGAAAAATAATTCAGGATATCCGGAAATTTTACAGAATATGCAACAGGATCAGGAGTATGTGTGGTTTAACTGAATGCGGATGTTTTTATCCGCTTGAACAGTTATCTGTGAATAACCACATATACTCCTTAAATATTCATAAATTTTCCGGAATACTGGAAATATTACTACAAACTTGTTATAATAATCCCATACTTCCCGTTGGAGGGAATAATTCAAACAGGAAATCAGGTGAGGAACATGGCAGGCAGAAAGAAGGATCCGCTGTATAAAAGCTTCGGATATGCGTTTCAGGGGATTTTTACCTGCATCCGCAAGGAAAGAAATATGAAGATCCACTGTATGGTGGCAGCGCTTGTGGTGATCGCAGGACTGATCCTTGGGATTTCCGTGACAGAGTGGTGCATCTGCCTGGGGCTGTTCGGAATGGTGATGGCGCTGGAGCTGGTGAAT from Blautia sp. SC05B48 encodes:
- a CDS encoding ABC transporter ATP-binding protein — its product is MFLEIKGIKKSFGAGESHVDVLKGIDLEIEKGEFCVLLGPSGSGKSTLLNIIGGIDGADAGSITIQGEQLEDMNEKKLSLYRRKHLGYIFQMYNLIPNLTVRENIEVGAYLSDRPLDVDELLETLGLYEHQRKFPNQLSGGQQQRTAIGRAIVKNPDILLCDEPTGALDYNTSKEILKLIETVNHKYGNTIVMVTHNDGIKDMADRVVKLRDGMIRRNYQNEQKIPAADLEW
- a CDS encoding ABC transporter permease, whose translation is MKNPLRKRIPRELKGEFGKYLVVFLLMVLTIGFVSGFLVADGSMLKAYNESFDKYNIENGNFRTAEKIYSSQWKDIEATGVKLYENYYIEEDLDNGSTMRFFKNREKVNKVCLMKGEMPSGQGEIAIDRMYADNNSLKVGDTLIRGEKSWKITGLVALSDYSALFQNNNDSMFDSVKFGVAIVTPEEFENLDQEKLRYNYAWIYDHQPKNEKEEKKVSENLMEDIGKVVALETFVPRYLNQAIIFTGDDMGGDRAMVITLLYIVIVIMAFVFGITISNTIRKEAGVIGTLRASGYTRRELILHYMTLPVLVTLVGALIGNILGYTVFKGVCADIYYGSYSLPTYVTVWNADAFLLTTVVPVIIMILIDYAVLWYRLKLSPLKFLRRDFSGKRQKRAVYLSPKIGIFSRFRLRVIFQNVSNYLVLFVGVIFANLLLFFGMLLPSTLDHYQMEIQENMLAKYQYILSVPASAYSGNKADAMNSLLEYYTDIRTDNKDAEKFSAYSLNTMPGKYKSEEITLYGVEPDSKYIRADLSGEGVYISSAYADKFRIKEGDTITLKEKYEKDEYSFKVDGIYDYAASLCVFMERDKLNEAFDLEDDYFGGYFSDTEIRDIPSKYIGSVIDLEALTKISRQLDVSMGDMMGMMYGFSVIIFLVVIYLLSKVIIEKNAQSISMTKILGYTNGEISRLYILSTSLVVVFCLLLSLPVERQIMEVLFREMMLSSISGWITMWVDPMIYVKMTAIGIAAYAVVAVLEFRRIRHVPMDEALKNVE
- a CDS encoding diacylglycerol kinase family protein → MAGRKKDPLYKSFGYAFQGIFTCIRKERNMKIHCMVAALVVIAGLILGISVTEWCICLGLFGMVMALELVNTAVEAVVDLVTEERHPLAKIAKDTAAGAVLIAAIMAAIVGLIIFVPKGLAFLGI